Proteins found in one Nostoc sp. NIES-3756 genomic segment:
- a CDS encoding SDR family oxidoreductase, producing the protein MTFGKIEDLVLVVGATGGVGQLVVGKLLEKDVKVRTLTRNADKAKKMFDNKVEVFVGDIREPNTLPAAVDNVSHIICCTGTTAFPSARWEFDPQPNFFEWGQIFLDSNYREAKAKNTPAKVDAEGVANLVAAAPRNLKRFVFVSSVGILRKDQPPFSILNTFGVLDAKQKGEQTIINSGLPYTIIRPGRLIDGPYTSYDLNTLLKATTGGKLNVVIGKGDTLAGDASRIDVAAACVESIFYSASERQVFELINKGTRPPTIDWEKLFSQLG; encoded by the coding sequence ATGACTTTTGGAAAAATTGAAGATTTAGTCTTAGTGGTTGGTGCTACGGGTGGAGTAGGACAACTTGTAGTGGGTAAGCTATTAGAGAAGGATGTGAAGGTTCGCACTCTGACGCGGAATGCAGACAAAGCCAAGAAGATGTTTGATAACAAAGTAGAAGTTTTTGTTGGCGATATCCGCGAACCAAATACACTTCCAGCCGCAGTTGATAATGTCAGTCACATCATCTGTTGTACCGGAACTACAGCTTTTCCCTCTGCTAGGTGGGAGTTTGATCCACAACCTAATTTCTTTGAATGGGGACAGATTTTTCTAGATTCTAACTATCGAGAGGCAAAAGCAAAAAATACTCCTGCTAAGGTTGATGCTGAAGGTGTAGCTAACTTAGTCGCCGCCGCACCTCGGAATTTGAAAAGATTTGTTTTTGTCTCCTCTGTGGGTATTCTTCGCAAGGATCAGCCACCTTTTAGCATTTTGAATACGTTTGGTGTTTTGGATGCTAAACAAAAGGGAGAGCAAACAATTATCAATTCGGGATTGCCTTATACTATCATCCGCCCAGGACGTTTGATTGATGGCCCCTATACTTCCTATGACCTCAATACGCTCCTGAAAGCAACTACAGGCGGAAAGCTTAATGTAGTTATCGGTAAGGGTGATACCTTAGCAGGTGATGCTAGTAGAATAGATGTTGCCGCAGCTTGTGTAGAATCTATTTTTTATTCAGCTAGTGAAAGGCAAGTTTTTGAACTAATAAATAAAGGCACAAGACCACCTACAATTGATTGGGAAAAACTTTTTTCTCAGTTGGGTTAG
- a CDS encoding IS701 family transposase: MDVELQILKHLPRDAQPTVALVDEYCAEYKDLFKEVRNYECFKYLHLGIISPIKRKSLPEIAKVVSINSAQSLHHFMANSDWSVKKLKNRRLKKLKRALNGQAITVVIDETGDRKKGKKTDYVARQYLGSVGKVDNGIVTVNAYGVYDNITFPLCFKVFKPKGTLKEGDKYKTKIELASEIITELINQGFNIELVLADSLYGESSEFIKKLNEYELAYVVAIRSNHGVWLPASQSVRANKWCKFERTFSNQKSETRYIREIVYGKRRAITYWEITTDPETMPENSTTFIMTNLQGDLKKTLGDLYGLRTWVEYGFRQCKQELGWTDYRLTNFQHIEKWWEIIFCVYTMISLNSPAFLALTQKSEITPQIKQTSSADFSHHQQWNHGCGWKNTLNNFRLIVQPLLLFWLVYPWINIFPNSNLFLGFNHLINAMNQFKPFYASG; the protein is encoded by the coding sequence ATGGATGTAGAATTACAAATCCTGAAACATCTGCCAAGGGATGCCCAGCCAACAGTTGCGCTCGTAGATGAATATTGTGCAGAGTACAAAGACCTGTTTAAAGAAGTAAGAAATTATGAATGCTTCAAATATTTGCATTTAGGGATAATTTCGCCAATAAAAAGAAAATCACTACCAGAAATAGCCAAAGTAGTAAGTATAAACTCGGCACAATCATTACATCATTTTATGGCTAATTCAGATTGGTCAGTAAAGAAATTAAAGAACCGAAGATTAAAGAAGTTAAAGAGAGCATTAAATGGTCAGGCGATAACCGTAGTAATAGATGAAACGGGAGATAGGAAAAAAGGTAAAAAGACAGATTATGTAGCAAGACAATATCTAGGAAGCGTAGGAAAAGTAGATAATGGAATAGTGACAGTCAATGCCTATGGAGTTTATGACAATATAACATTTCCATTATGTTTCAAAGTATTTAAACCGAAGGGGACGCTCAAAGAAGGAGATAAATATAAAACCAAAATAGAATTAGCGTCAGAAATTATTACAGAATTAATTAATCAGGGATTTAATATTGAATTGGTACTAGCGGATAGTTTGTATGGTGAAAGTAGCGAATTCATTAAAAAACTAAATGAATATGAATTAGCTTATGTTGTAGCAATTAGAAGTAATCATGGAGTCTGGCTGCCAGCGTCGCAGAGCGTTAGAGCTAATAAGTGGTGCAAATTTGAGAGAACATTTAGTAATCAAAAATCTGAAACTAGATACATTCGAGAGATAGTTTATGGTAAAAGAAGAGCCATAACATACTGGGAAATAACTACTGACCCAGAAACAATGCCGGAAAATTCTACAACATTTATCATGACGAATCTTCAAGGGGATCTCAAGAAAACTTTAGGCGACCTATATGGATTAAGAACATGGGTAGAATATGGATTTCGGCAGTGTAAACAAGAATTAGGCTGGACAGATTATCGATTGACTAATTTCCAACATATTGAGAAATGGTGGGAGATTATTTTCTGTGTTTACACCATGATTAGCTTAAATTCTCCAGCTTTTTTAGCTTTAACTCAAAAGAGTGAAATTACACCACAGATAAAACAAACTAGCTCTGCCGATTTTTCTCATCATCAGCAATGGAATCATGGTTGTGGATGGAAGAATACTTTAAATAATTTTCGTCTAATTGTCCAACCGCTTTTACTATTTTGGTTAGTTTATCCCTGGATAAATATTTTTCCTAATTCCAATTTATTTCTAGGTTTCAATCATTTAATTAACGCAATGAATCAATTTAAACCCTTTTACGCTTCTGGATAA
- a CDS encoding chromate transporter: MTQEAEDIQQEQEAVSYDALTRSQQRQRLTELASVFLRLGIIAFGGPAAHIAMMDNEVVNRRQWMSREKLLDLLGITNLIPGPNSTELAIHIGYERGGWRGLLVAGSCFILPAMLIVWTLAAIYARYQTVPQVEWLLYGIKPVIIAIVLQAVWNLGKKAAKDTPTIIAGVVAIAAYFAGLNEILLLILLGIAVMLLKNWRGRTSGAFLLPFSGILAQLGTTTAAVTSVSWVSVFLFFLKIGCVLYGSGYVLLAFLQRDLVERNQWLTSQQLLDAVAIGQFTPGPVFTTATFIGYLLAGNAGAIAGTIGIFLPAFVLVWVVNPWVTKLRQSPWASGFLDGVNAASLGLMAGVIYTLGRAALVDWLTILLAIVSAIAVFRFKINSAWLVLAGGIIGFATHILR; this comes from the coding sequence GTGACACAGGAAGCTGAAGACATCCAGCAAGAGCAAGAAGCGGTTTCCTATGATGCTCTGACTCGCAGCCAACAACGGCAACGATTAACGGAACTGGCATCAGTATTTTTACGGCTAGGGATAATTGCTTTTGGTGGCCCGGCTGCCCACATTGCCATGATGGATAATGAGGTGGTTAACCGTCGTCAGTGGATGAGCCGGGAAAAACTGTTGGATTTACTAGGAATTACAAATTTAATTCCTGGCCCTAACTCGACAGAGTTAGCCATTCATATTGGCTACGAGCGAGGCGGATGGCGTGGTTTACTAGTAGCGGGTAGTTGCTTTATTCTCCCTGCAATGCTCATCGTTTGGACATTAGCCGCCATTTATGCCCGTTATCAAACTGTGCCGCAGGTGGAATGGTTGCTTTATGGCATTAAGCCTGTAATTATTGCCATTGTGCTTCAGGCTGTGTGGAATTTGGGTAAAAAAGCAGCAAAAGATACACCGACAATTATTGCAGGCGTGGTGGCGATTGCTGCCTACTTTGCTGGATTAAATGAAATTTTGCTGCTGATTTTGCTAGGTATCGCCGTCATGCTACTGAAGAATTGGCGAGGGCGTACAAGCGGAGCATTTCTATTACCTTTTTCTGGTATTCTTGCTCAATTAGGGACAACAACAGCCGCAGTTACATCAGTTAGCTGGGTAAGCGTCTTCCTCTTTTTTCTCAAAATTGGCTGTGTTCTCTATGGTAGCGGTTATGTGTTGCTGGCATTCCTACAACGGGATTTAGTCGAACGTAACCAATGGTTGACATCACAACAACTATTAGATGCGGTAGCCATTGGCCAGTTCACACCAGGGCCAGTCTTTACCACAGCTACATTTATTGGCTACTTACTGGCAGGAAATGCCGGAGCGATCGCTGGTACAATTGGAATTTTCTTACCAGCTTTTGTGTTGGTGTGGGTAGTTAATCCTTGGGTAACTAAATTACGTCAATCCCCTTGGGCTAGTGGCTTCCTTGATGGTGTCAACGCAGCCTCACTCGGACTAATGGCAGGAGTCATATATACACTAGGACGAGCCGCACTGGTAGATTGGCTGACAATTCTTTTGGCTATTGTAAGCGCGATCGCTGTATTTCGCTTCAAAATCAATTCTGCTTGGTTAGTCCTAGCAGGTGGAATCATAGGATTTGCCACACACATACTTAGATAA
- a CDS encoding PadR family transcriptional regulator, producing MSSCPMDGREFYSSLIRLHILHHAVQEPIFGLGIIEELARHGYKLSAGTLYPMLHDMERKGYLYSVEEKIGRQNRRLYRATDLGKTTLENAKEKVRELFGELFAE from the coding sequence TTGTCATCTTGCCCAATGGATGGACGCGAGTTTTACTCAAGCTTGATTCGGCTTCACATTCTGCACCATGCAGTCCAGGAGCCTATTTTTGGGCTAGGAATTATTGAAGAATTAGCGCGTCATGGTTATAAACTCAGCGCCGGCACACTATACCCCATGCTGCACGACATGGAACGTAAGGGATATTTATACTCGGTAGAAGAAAAAATAGGTAGGCAAAACCGCAGACTCTACCGAGCTACAGATTTAGGTAAAACAACTCTGGAAAATGCCAAAGAGAAGGTAAGAGAATTATTTGGAGAATTATTTGCGGAGTAA
- a CDS encoding FAD/NAD(P)-binding protein: MNNILKLSVSPASIAIIGGGFSGSLVAANLLRNATTSISIKLIERSAEIGRGVAYGTKFDGHLLNVPAGKMSAFPDEPDHFLHWLHSNGYQHMTAATFAPRKVYGDYIQAILREAEANAPADVRLERILDEAIAIETTSRSTKLYLSSGRCLYAQKAVLALGNFPASLPAPIATLDNVKDAWSHDAIADLQPDDSILLVGTGLTMVDAVVALHQQSFTGKIHAVSRHGLMPQCHKQVNSYTAFINVENAPKTALELLRLVRQELTRAEDWRAVIDAIRPVTQQLWQAMPVKEQKRFSRHVKAYWEVHRHRIAEDIADILDGLMASGQLKHYGGRIQTCTESENGIDVVIRERETQKDIVLQVKRIINCTGANCDYRRFQHPLIASLQEQRLIRIHALSMGIDTATNGALIDANGNVSTMLYTLGTPRKGNLWETTAVPEIRVQAASLAQELLKSVTPTTYAAVNRDYFISSPSFALQQPTMLFRQLFDKESSTYTYLIADSQTGAAILVDPVWEQVERDLQVLQELGLTLKYCLETHIHADHITGTDRLRSLTGCLGTVPENAAATYADFYIGDGQTLQLDSVQIQAIATPGHTDSHMAYLVNGTHLLTGDALFIRGCGRTDFQNGNPGALYDAVTQKLFTLPEETLVYPGHDYQGRTVSTIGEEKRWNPRFAGRSRSQFIELMNNLDLPKPKKMLEAVPANQQCGRVLLALDYQI, encoded by the coding sequence ATGAACAACATCCTCAAACTCAGTGTTTCACCTGCATCAATTGCAATCATTGGCGGTGGTTTTAGTGGTTCTCTGGTAGCCGCCAATCTTCTGCGAAATGCGACAACATCCATATCTATCAAGTTGATTGAACGTAGTGCGGAAATAGGGAGAGGAGTTGCTTATGGTACAAAATTTGATGGTCACTTGCTGAATGTGCCAGCTGGGAAAATGAGTGCATTTCCTGATGAACCAGATCACTTTTTGCATTGGCTGCACAGCAACGGATATCAACACATGACCGCCGCTACCTTTGCACCACGTAAAGTTTATGGCGATTATATACAGGCAATTTTACGTGAAGCAGAAGCCAACGCCCCGGCTGACGTGCGACTGGAAAGAATTTTAGATGAAGCGATCGCCATCGAAACAACTAGCCGCAGCACTAAATTATACCTAAGCAGTGGTAGATGCTTGTATGCGCAAAAGGCTGTATTAGCATTAGGAAATTTCCCAGCGTCCTTACCTGCGCCAATTGCCACCCTAGACAATGTAAAGGATGCTTGGTCACATGATGCGATTGCAGATTTACAACCGGACGATAGCATTTTGTTGGTAGGTACTGGGTTAACAATGGTCGATGCGGTTGTTGCCTTGCATCAACAAAGCTTTACCGGGAAAATTCACGCTGTCTCTCGTCATGGCTTAATGCCTCAGTGTCACAAACAAGTTAACTCCTATACAGCATTTATCAATGTAGAAAATGCGCCTAAAACTGCATTGGAACTACTGCGCTTGGTACGTCAAGAATTGACTAGAGCCGAAGACTGGCGTGCCGTTATTGATGCCATTCGCCCAGTTACTCAACAACTTTGGCAAGCAATGCCAGTCAAAGAACAGAAGCGTTTCTCACGCCATGTCAAAGCTTACTGGGAAGTTCACCGCCATCGTATTGCTGAGGATATCGCTGATATTTTGGATGGTTTGATGGCTTCTGGGCAGTTGAAGCATTACGGCGGCAGGATTCAAACCTGTACAGAGTCTGAAAATGGAATAGATGTGGTAATTCGGGAACGAGAAACTCAAAAAGACATAGTTTTACAAGTCAAGAGAATTATTAACTGTACAGGGGCAAACTGTGACTATCGCAGATTTCAACATCCCTTAATTGCTAGCTTACAAGAACAACGATTAATTCGTATCCATGCTTTATCTATGGGCATTGACACCGCTACTAACGGTGCGCTAATTGATGCCAACGGTAATGTATCGACAATGCTTTATACCTTGGGAACACCACGCAAGGGCAACTTGTGGGAGACAACCGCCGTTCCAGAAATTCGGGTGCAAGCAGCTTCTTTGGCGCAAGAGTTACTGAAATCTGTTACTCCGACAACCTATGCTGCTGTAAACAGAGATTACTTTATTTCCAGCCCATCGTTCGCGTTGCAGCAACCAACTATGCTATTTCGCCAACTATTTGACAAAGAATCGAGTACTTACACCTACTTAATCGCTGACTCACAAACAGGAGCAGCTATTTTAGTAGACCCTGTATGGGAACAGGTAGAGCGTGATTTACAGGTATTGCAAGAATTGGGCTTAACCCTAAAATATTGCCTAGAAACTCACATTCACGCCGACCATATTACCGGAACCGATAGATTGCGATCGCTCACAGGATGCTTGGGTACTGTACCAGAGAACGCCGCCGCTACCTATGCCGATTTTTATATTGGAGATGGTCAAACATTGCAATTAGATAGTGTACAAATTCAAGCGATCGCCACTCCAGGTCATACTGATAGCCACATGGCATACTTAGTTAACGGTACGCATTTGTTAACCGGAGATGCCCTATTCATTCGCGGCTGTGGTCGTACCGACTTCCAAAACGGCAACCCCGGCGCATTGTACGATGCCGTTACGCAAAAACTATTTACCCTCCCAGAAGAAACCCTAGTCTATCCTGGCCACGACTACCAAGGGCGGACAGTCTCCACCATTGGTGAAGAGAAGCGCTGGAATCCCCGCTTTGCTGGACGCAGCCGCAGCCAATTTATTGAGTTGATGAATAACCTGGACTTACCCAAACCCAAGAAAATGTTAGAAGCTGTACCAGCAAATCAGCAATGTGGCAGAGTTCTATTAGCGTTGGATTATCAAATTTGA
- a CDS encoding sensor histidine kinase gives MFIKNQMGQSHKPIAAAEQPILALGRVLQSLREEDDVDVLIDTAIAYIKQEFNYNLVWIASYDRLKHALLGRGGIAPSRDLSFLRKRLVLQPGDLLEQVVIQQSPLGVADIRNEKRAGEWREFGTKFNIQGTIILPMRYKDRCMGLIVLGSERWGYLLPEDAKARLMIVLGELAAILYQKEIDLQQKQIKRPDEPLLKLLENVRNLTSLEERLKAVVEATHNFVLPNRTNIYWFERQGRYFWCRMGNQLVHLGRDNNREQPAAGMTVQELNDLYYALSVNEIVWIGDARSSLKGQFTAKLLERLRVRSLLAAPIIWQKDLLGFLAVEGYEPRIWTDAEKNFVQGAAGFISLVAPNDNIEYTVKQIQEDSQLTSEVAQSIYTHQDLKETLRTCAARVTNRLNASRFLLLHYDHDLNNYQVIYQTQPHNRRPFNSGFSLLTETDRQMLKSVKGTVAVENIEEDLRFFTWRSLLLENCVRSLLICNCAQGHKAETLLIVTHASPRSWTNQEKELMWVVSQQIGVVVRQWRLQTNNEQQQQVLQSIEQSLNIVKSTESENSEPKKHHLESKALEQIASVLNCPLAFLLSWSDGDSTAEIIPGVIADSKFDVLVTAKLLIQYEALIQWALSEKGYLCVSIDQIPAETRRWLHGSGIGQVLLIALRTGVDHQSTGVVLLADHRERHWAQHSLHAGEMLINQLAWLRRQQQINQRLESTTQKLRQLNWYKHRRLEEIQRTTTSLLGQIHDLGIPSNDLTQTRYQLLLRQLDHTATSMTAIVKQEQWQLHIAWETMPIATLLKRSLERIDYLVKQQKLWVGVHGLAQPLTDKEPANGAALIKGFISPTNPSLMAIAGDIVKFELILNELLLAACHRSLNNNRVDIWCRRLDERFLEVSITDSGTIDTSLLTELQKKTYQDVLAFSRLEKSPILNLLICQHLMQQLGGELDIYQLPDHRVASRLVLPLADV, from the coding sequence ATGTTCATTAAAAATCAGATGGGGCAGTCACACAAACCGATAGCCGCCGCCGAACAACCGATTCTTGCCTTGGGGCGTGTTTTGCAAAGCCTGAGGGAAGAAGATGATGTTGATGTTCTGATTGACACCGCTATTGCTTATATTAAACAGGAATTTAACTACAACCTTGTTTGGATTGCTAGTTATGATCGCCTCAAGCACGCTTTGTTGGGGCGGGGAGGTATTGCACCTAGTCGTGATCTCAGTTTTTTACGAAAGCGACTGGTTTTGCAACCGGGCGATTTATTAGAGCAAGTAGTTATTCAACAGTCTCCTTTAGGAGTTGCAGACATCCGTAACGAAAAACGGGCTGGGGAATGGCGAGAATTTGGCACAAAATTTAATATTCAAGGGACAATAATTTTGCCCATGCGTTACAAAGACCGATGTATGGGCTTGATTGTACTCGGTTCGGAACGTTGGGGTTATTTACTACCAGAAGATGCCAAGGCACGTTTAATGATAGTCTTGGGTGAATTGGCAGCAATACTTTATCAAAAGGAAATAGATTTGCAGCAAAAGCAAATCAAGCGTCCTGATGAACCGTTATTAAAATTATTAGAAAATGTCCGTAATTTAACTAGTTTAGAAGAAAGGCTAAAAGCAGTAGTAGAAGCTACCCATAATTTTGTCCTTCCTAATCGTACCAATATTTACTGGTTTGAGAGACAAGGGCGCTACTTTTGGTGTCGGATGGGTAATCAATTAGTTCATTTGGGACGAGATAATAACCGTGAACAGCCAGCCGCAGGTATGACGGTACAAGAATTAAATGACTTGTATTATGCTTTGTCGGTAAATGAGATAGTTTGGATTGGTGATGCGCGTAGTTCCCTCAAAGGTCAGTTTACTGCTAAGTTGTTAGAACGTCTGCGAGTGCGATCGCTCCTAGCTGCACCCATTATTTGGCAGAAAGACTTATTGGGTTTCCTGGCTGTGGAAGGTTATGAACCGCGTATATGGACGGATGCGGAGAAAAATTTTGTCCAAGGTGCGGCAGGATTTATTTCCTTAGTAGCTCCCAATGACAACATAGAATATACTGTTAAACAAATTCAAGAAGATTCTCAGTTAACTAGTGAAGTTGCCCAAAGTATTTACACTCACCAAGACTTGAAAGAAACTTTACGTACTTGTGCTGCTAGGGTAACAAATAGATTAAATGCTTCTCGCTTTTTACTATTACATTACGACCACGACCTCAATAATTATCAAGTTATTTACCAAACTCAGCCCCATAACCGTCGTCCTTTCAACTCTGGTTTTAGTCTGTTAACTGAGACTGATAGACAGATGTTGAAATCTGTCAAAGGTACGGTAGCAGTTGAGAATATAGAAGAAGATTTACGCTTTTTTACTTGGCGTTCTCTTTTATTAGAAAATTGTGTGCGATCGCTATTGATTTGCAATTGCGCTCAAGGTCATAAAGCAGAAACATTATTAATTGTTACCCATGCCAGCCCTCGTAGTTGGACAAATCAAGAAAAAGAACTAATGTGGGTTGTCAGTCAACAAATTGGTGTAGTTGTCAGACAATGGCGTTTACAAACAAATAACGAACAGCAGCAACAAGTCCTCCAAAGTATTGAACAATCTTTAAACATTGTCAAAAGCACTGAAAGCGAAAATAGTGAACCCAAAAAACATCATCTGGAATCTAAAGCACTAGAACAAATTGCATCTGTACTTAATTGTCCATTAGCATTTTTATTATCTTGGTCGGATGGAGATTCTACAGCAGAAATTATTCCTGGAGTAATTGCTGATAGTAAATTTGACGTTTTGGTAACTGCTAAACTTCTGATTCAGTATGAAGCCTTAATTCAATGGGCGTTATCTGAAAAAGGTTACTTATGTGTGAGCATAGATCAAATACCAGCAGAAACACGCAGATGGTTACATGGTTCGGGTATTGGGCAAGTCTTGCTTATAGCTTTACGGACTGGTGTTGATCACCAATCGACAGGGGTAGTATTGTTAGCAGACCATCGAGAACGTCACTGGGCGCAACACAGTCTCCATGCTGGGGAAATGCTGATTAATCAACTAGCTTGGTTGCGTCGTCAACAACAAATTAATCAACGTCTTGAGTCTACGACTCAAAAATTACGCCAACTCAATTGGTATAAACATCGCCGTTTAGAAGAAATTCAGCGTACAACTACCAGTTTATTGGGACAAATTCATGATTTGGGCATTCCCAGCAATGACTTAACACAGACGCGCTATCAATTATTGCTGCGACAATTAGACCATACTGCAACCTCAATGACAGCAATTGTTAAGCAGGAACAATGGCAACTGCATATAGCCTGGGAAACTATGCCCATAGCTACCTTGCTCAAGCGATCGCTTGAGCGTATAGACTATTTAGTAAAACAACAAAAGCTGTGGGTTGGTGTCCACGGTTTGGCACAACCCCTGACAGATAAGGAACCAGCCAACGGTGCTGCATTAATTAAAGGTTTTATATCTCCAACTAATCCATCACTCATGGCGATCGCTGGCGATATTGTAAAATTTGAATTGATTCTCAACGAATTATTACTTGCCGCCTGTCACCGTTCTCTCAACAACAACAGAGTAGATATTTGGTGTCGTCGTTTAGATGAGCGATTCTTAGAAGTGTCGATTACTGATAGTGGCACAATTGACACCTCCTTACTAACCGAGTTACAAAAAAAGACGTATCAAGATGTCCTGGCTTTTTCTCGTTTAGAAAAATCACCCATTTTGAATTTGCTGATTTGCCAACACCTAATGCAACAATTAGGCGGAGAATTAGATATTTACCAATTACCCGATCATCGTGTAGCTAGCCGCTTAGTGCTGCCATTGGCTGATGTGTAG
- a CDS encoding quinone-dependent dihydroorotate dehydrogenase, translating into MDLYQFALRPLLFNLLKADPEWLHQQTIRSFSWLSQTSDRTSTKWVHNALQKSLCLQDSRLQQSLFGLEFSNPVGLAAGFDKDGVAAKIWSSLGFGFAELGTVTYIPQPGNPPPRLFRLPLDQAALNRMGFNNSGAAAMAERLAVEKGQFSIPIGVNLGKSKVTPLEAAAEDYLNSFRLLKELGDYFVVNVSSPNTPGLRSLQDASMLSSILELLQKENNARKPIFVKIAPDLEWEAIADIIRLAKTYQLAGIIATNTTIRRDGLKTQVIEQTGKPPQEEAGGISGAPVRDRSTEVIRFIWQQTQGQIPIIGVGGIFTPEDAWAKITAGASLIQVYTGWIYEGPMMVRRILTGLLAKLEEHGLNSISEAVGLEFKNGEVNRP; encoded by the coding sequence ATGGACTTATATCAATTTGCTTTGCGTCCGCTTTTATTTAATTTGCTGAAGGCTGATCCTGAGTGGTTACATCAGCAGACTATACGGAGTTTTAGTTGGTTGTCACAGACAAGCGATCGCACCAGCACCAAGTGGGTACATAATGCCCTACAAAAGTCTCTATGCCTACAAGATTCTCGTTTGCAACAGAGTTTGTTTGGTTTAGAATTTTCTAATCCTGTGGGTTTAGCGGCTGGGTTTGATAAGGATGGTGTGGCGGCTAAAATTTGGTCTAGTTTAGGTTTTGGTTTTGCGGAACTCGGAACAGTAACTTACATCCCACAGCCAGGAAATCCGCCACCGCGTCTGTTTCGCTTGCCGTTGGATCAAGCTGCTCTCAACCGTATGGGTTTTAATAATAGTGGTGCAGCAGCAATGGCAGAACGTTTAGCTGTAGAAAAAGGGCAGTTTTCTATACCTATAGGTGTTAATTTAGGCAAGTCTAAGGTGACACCTCTAGAAGCCGCAGCAGAAGATTACTTAAATAGTTTTCGCTTACTAAAAGAATTGGGTGACTATTTTGTGGTTAATGTTTCCTCTCCCAATACTCCAGGACTGCGATCGCTCCAAGATGCCTCTATGCTCAGTTCTATCCTAGAGCTATTACAAAAAGAAAATAATGCACGTAAACCAATATTTGTCAAGATAGCGCCGGATTTAGAATGGGAAGCGATCGCCGACATTATTCGGTTAGCTAAAACCTACCAGTTAGCGGGGATTATTGCCACTAACACCACAATTCGCCGTGATGGTTTGAAAACTCAGGTAATTGAGCAAACAGGCAAACCACCACAAGAAGAAGCAGGCGGAATTAGTGGTGCGCCAGTGCGCGATCGCTCCACGGAAGTCATTCGTTTTATTTGGCAGCAAACCCAAGGTCAAATACCCATTATTGGGGTTGGTGGCATATTTACCCCGGAAGATGCTTGGGCAAAAATTACTGCTGGAGCCAGCCTGATTCAAGTGTATACAGGCTGGATTTATGAAGGCCCAATGATGGTACGCCGAATTTTGACTGGGTTACTGGCCAAATTAGAAGAACATGGTTTAAATTCCATCAGCGAAGCTGTAGGCCTAGAATTTAAAAATGGAGAAGTCAATCGTCCATAG
- a CDS encoding DUF2237 family protein: MALAKNVIGTDLELCCSSPVTGFYRDGFCQTGAYDTGMHVVCAQVTAEFLEFTKSRGNDLSTPYPEYNFPGLKPGDRWCLCAARWQEALEAGVAPPVILAATHARALEVCSLADLKEHALNSDDG; encoded by the coding sequence ATGGCACTAGCAAAAAATGTAATTGGTACAGATTTAGAGCTTTGTTGTTCTTCGCCCGTGACTGGCTTTTATCGTGACGGATTTTGCCAAACAGGCGCTTATGATACTGGGATGCACGTTGTTTGCGCTCAGGTGACAGCAGAATTTTTGGAGTTTACGAAATCCCGTGGTAATGACCTGAGTACGCCCTATCCTGAGTATAATTTTCCTGGTTTGAAGCCGGGCGATCGCTGGTGTTTATGTGCTGCACGTTGGCAAGAAGCTCTAGAAGCTGGAGTTGCACCACCTGTGATCCTTGCAGCCACACATGCTAGAGCATTAGAAGTTTGTTCTCTAGCAGACTTAAAAGAACACGCGCTCAATTCTGATGACGGTTGA